The genomic stretch TTTGATTTATTGactgaaataaataattttcaaattcaattacACAGCGTTTATATATTAGTCAGTTCAACTTTTCGGTCTACATCAATTATCTGTAAAAAAAAGTAGGTGCATAGAGTAATTTTTTTCCCTAAAAAGAGAGATTATTTTTGTCAATTAATTGCTAGTAATATTTTTGAATGCTTGATTCTAATTTAAACAATTGTATTATATCCATTATTGACATTTGTAAGTAAAATCGGAAAGCTAGTGATTCTCCATTGGTTTGTTTTTGAGTTTGATGTAACTGTACATTTTCACTAATGTGTATCTTCAGAAtatgagctaattctaaactgtGGAGTAGTATCTTATTCCATAGAAGATACTTGTTCCTTTATTTCTCTTGTTAGACAGACTAGCATAAAATGGTAAGCTGGTTTCTAGCTTAATTCTCCTAAATCTTGTCAGCTTACTGTTTAAAGAATGACAATTAGGTATTTTTTACTTCTGCTCTAGTACTGAAGTCAAACCAAAACATGCTTGTAATATTGCAACCCAATCTCATTCATTCCATATTGTAATTACTTTTATTGGCAACTACAACAATCTTGAAACTTTTTTTTTCCTATATTCATGTTTATTTGTGCCATTATCTGTTCTGCTTAGTGTCACCTAGAGCATCATCAATTGTATGTTTTCTACATTTACTAGCTTTCATGTTTCAGGATATCGACGCCATTATCTAAAAGCATGTTGAATTTAGTATACAGACTCTGTTAGGATGTTGGATGTTACTCGCGATCCTTATTGTCAATTGAGATGGGAGTTGTTAGTCGGTGAATTGAACATATTCCTCTTTTTGAAGTTTTTACGATGACACCTTTGTTGATATGCACAGGACAAGAAGGTGATGGTTCTGGAAGGTCAAAACAAAGTAGAAGCGAGAAAAAGAGCCGGAAGGCTATGCTGAAGCTCGGTATGAAGCCAGTACCTGGCGTCAGCCGTGTAACAGTAAAGAAGAGCAAGAATGTAAGTCGATGAGTTAAGTATTAATCGTTTCtaatttcttaagaattttaAAGCGACTGCATTCTGGCTCTCCAGATACTATTTGTGATATCGAAGCCCGACGCTTTCAAGAGTCCAACTTCAGACACCTATGTTGTGTTCGGAGAGGCGAAAATTGAGGACCTAAGTTCGCAGTTGCAGACTCAAGCTGCCGAGCAGTTCAAGGCCCCAGATCTGAGCCACATGATTTCTAAACCCGAGCGATCCGCTGTGGCACACGAAGATGAAGAGGTCGACGAGACCGGTGTGGAACCGAAGGACATCGAATTGGTAATGACCCAGGCCGGGGTTCCCAGATCCAAGGCCGTCCAGGCACTCAAAGCTGCCGAAGGTGATATTGTCACTGCCATCATGGAACTTACTAATTAATGTTCGACATCTTTATCTGTGAGTTTACATTTAGACCATTATCAATGCAACTGTTGAAGCCTGTATTTCTCTGAGGATCATTTGCCCCTCTTTACACTCATTACTCTGTTTATCAAAtcttattcttatttttttagtTGGTTGACTCTCTTATCAATAACTTATTATGAAACAATAAATAGCAGTAAGAAATTACAATGTAAAATGTGAGAAATGTAAAAATTACAGAGAGAAAAGCCTCTCCCAATATGATAAAAATAACAAATATTTttctataataataattattttatttcatGAATCACAGATAATCATAGAGACAAGTGTAAAAATTCATAGAAAGAAAGCCTCTCATAATActaaaaataacaataaattttCTATCATAATTATTATTTCCTGAAGCACACATGATCACATGACGAATGTATAAATTTATACGGAGAAATCCTCTCataaatcataatataataaaaataacgaTAGCTTTTTTATCATAATAATTACCGTGACAAAATCATAAAAGAGCTGAATTTTAGTTggaaaaacaaaaagaagggGCATTCCGAGAATCGAACTCGGAACCTCTCGCACCCAAAGCGAGAATCATACCACTAGACCAAATGCCCAATTGTTATTGAAAATAATCTGAATTATAATAAcgacataataataataaactaaagtTTATTGTTCCCGGTTATTCGTAGCCGAATCCAAATCAGAGAGAAGCAAAGAACTGATGGAGTTATTCTCATCTTCTTCCACTTCTCTCCCGCAACTCTCTCCACTCGTCTCTTTCGCCCTTTCGCGCCGGTCATCGCCTGCTTCCCTCGCCCTTCATGCTACCCGAAGGCCCTGCAAACTCTCCCGACCCGCTCCAAGGACCCTCCGATGTTACTGTCAGCAGCAGTCGGTGCAAGAGTTCGAGCGGCTCTTCTCGAATCTCAATCAGGCTACCATGAAGAGGGAGCCAGGTCAAGGTttcatatctttttttttttcacttgatTGTATCCATCCAGGGTTTGGCTAAACCAAAAGTGGAATTTTGGTGGTTTTATGGGTTCCAGGCAGCGTCACTAGCGGAATCTTTCTGGTAACTGGCACCACGGTATTCCATTACACCTGTCTCTTTGGctcttgatttttcttgattttgagATGTTCTAGCTTTAAGATTGCAATGGGCTTAAATCGTGAGTTGCTTCTTCCGTATGATTTCCTTTTGTCTCTCTAGACTTCGGAATTGATAATTATGTGAGATTGTAGCATAAGCAACCAGATATACAAATACCTAGTCCTGCTTCCGTTTCTGTATATACTTCACAAGCATCCTTCGCagtctttttatttttctccttgtatttttcatatacatgttttctacttaACCACTTCTTTTACTGTTGTTTAGGACCTTTAGGCTACTAACTTTTCTTTCTAAAGATCGAGCCATTTGTATGAACCTTATCATaaataaattttggttttaaaataGAAAGAATTAATCATAGAGCTTGTCATTCTGTTTCTACCAGCCATGCTGTCTAAGAAACAGAAGCTTTGTACGACTTCAACTGGATGCAAAACTTCTAACACAAAGGACGTTAGTTCCACAAATAGATTATTTcttttttgaagaattttaaaagaCATGTTTTAACACCTCAGAATCTGTGTCACTGATTGGTAGGAACAtgcgttttttaatttttttttctttttctctttgctttcttttccttc from Zingiber officinale cultivar Zhangliang chromosome 5B, Zo_v1.1, whole genome shotgun sequence encodes the following:
- the LOC121985234 gene encoding nascent polypeptide-associated complex subunit alpha-like protein 1 — its product is MTAQTQEELLAALLEQQNIDNDEPVVEDDEEDDDDDDDDDDKEDAEGQEGDGSGRSKQSRSEKKSRKAMLKLGMKPVPGVSRVTVKKSKNILFVISKPDAFKSPTSDTYVVFGEAKIEDLSSQLQTQAAEQFKAPDLSHMISKPERSAVAHEDEEVDETGVEPKDIELVMTQAGVPRSKAVQALKAAEGDIVTAIMELTN